The Manihot esculenta cultivar AM560-2 chromosome 11, M.esculenta_v8, whole genome shotgun sequence genome includes a region encoding these proteins:
- the LOC110625893 gene encoding 60S ribosomal protein L12, producing the protein MPPKFDPSQVVDVFVRVTGGEVGAASSLAPKIGPLGLSPKKIGEDIAKETAKDWKGLRVTVKLTVQNRQAKVSVVPSAAALVIKALKEPERDRKKTKNIKHSGNISLDDVIEIAKVMRPRSMAKDLSGTVKEILGTCVSVGCTVDGKDPKDLQQEITDGEVEVPLD; encoded by the coding sequence ATGCCGCCCAAATTTGACCCTTCTCAGGTCGTCGATGTCTTCGTTAGGGTCACCGGAGGCGAAGTTGGTGCGGCCAGTTCCCTCGCCCCGAAAATTGGGCCGCTCGGTCTTTCCCCTAAGAAGATCGGTGAAGACATCGCTAAGGAGACTGCTAAGGACTGGAAGGGCCTTCGTGTCACCGTCAAGCTCACTGTGCAGAACCGCCAGGCCAAGGTGTCAGTTGTTCCATCGGCAGCGGCTCTGGTAATCAAGGCACTTAAGGAGCCAGAGAGAGACAGGAAGAAGACTAAGAATATCAAGCATAGCGGGAACATCTCGCTTGATGATGTAATTGAGATCGCGAAGGTTATGAGACCAAGATCGATGGCGAAGGATTTGAGTGGAACTGTGAAGGAGATTTTGGGAACTTGCGTTTCGGTTGGTTGTACGGTCGATGGCAAGGACCCTAAGGACTTGCAGCAAGAGATTACTGATGGTGAAGTTGAGGTGCCGCTTGACTGA
- the LOC110626022 gene encoding uncharacterized protein LOC110626022, which produces MATSKSYFARQNYRFLSSDQNLHAPLTHDSAFELDESDVYNNSVATRSNSPEFHKAVQSSRLNKKSTATVATRLTDSGDRTAGTPSSLPVNIPDWSKILKEEYRENRKTDIHDDDDDVDGEDYFDGGARVPPHEFLARQMARTRIASFSVHEGVGRTLKGRDLSRVRNAIWEKTGFQD; this is translated from the coding sequence ATGGCTACCAGTAAGAGCTACTTTGCTAGACAAAACTACCGATTTTTGTCCAGCGACCAAAACCTTCACGCGCCACTCACCCACGACTCCGCATTCGAGCTTGATGAGTCGGACGTTTACAATAACTCAGTTGCAACTCGCTCAAACTCGCCTGAGTTTCATAAAGCTGTACAGAGTTCGAGACTCAACAAGAAGTCCACAGCAACAGTAGCGACTAGACTCACGGATTCTGGAGATAGAACAGCGGGGACTCCATCTTCACTTCCGGTTAACATACCGGACTGGTCGAAGATATTGAAAGAAGAGTACAGGGAGAATCGAAAGACAGATATCCACGACGACGATGACGACGTGGACGGCGAGGATTATTTCGATGGAGGAGCGAGAGTTCCACCGCATGAGTTTTTGGCGAGACAGATGGCGAGGACGAGGATCGCATCGTTCTCGGTGCATGAAGGAGTAGGGAGGACATTGAAAGGGCGGGATTTGAGTAGGGTTAGAAATGCAATTTGGGAGAAAACTGGGTTCCAAGACTGA
- the LOC110627195 gene encoding aquaporin PIP2-1 — translation MAKDVEVAENPGEFSAKDYHDPPPAPLIDIEELGQWSLYRALIAEFIATLLFLYITVLTVIGYKSQTDPAKNSDACGGVGILGIAWAFGGMIFILVYCTAGISGGHINPAVTLGLFLGRKVSLIRALLYMVAQCLGAICGCGLVKAFQKAYYNRYGGGANELSSGYSKGTGLGAEIIGTFVLVYTVFSATDPKRNARDSHVPVLAPLPIGFAVFMVHLATIPITGTGINPARSFGAAVIYNEDKAWDDHWIFWVGPFIGAAIAAFYHQYILRAAAIKALGSFRSNA, via the exons ATGGCTAAGGACGTAGAAGTTGCAGAGAATCCAGGAGAATTCTCGGCCAAAGACTACCATGATCCTCCACCTGCGCCTTTGATCGATATAGAGGAACTGGGTCAATGGTCTTTGTACAGAGCTCTTATTGCAGAGTTCATTGCAACCCTGCTCTTCCTTTACATCACTGTGTTGACAGTCATCGGATATAAGAGCCAGACTGATCCTGCTAAGAATTCTGATGCTTGTGGCGGTGTTGGTATTCTCGGTATTGCATGGGCCTTCGGCGGCATGATCTTCATTCTTGTTTACTGCACCGCCGGTATCTCTG GAGGACACATTAACCCAGCTGTAACCTTGGGGCTGTTCTTGGGACGCAAGGTGTCACTAATACGGGCACTTTTGTACATGGTAGCACAGTGCTTGGGTGCAATCTGTGGGTGTGGTTTGGTGAAGGCCTTCCAAAAAGCTTACTACAACAGGTATGGAGGTGGGGCCAATGAACTCTCTTCTGGCTACAGCAAGGGCACTGGTTTAGGTGCTGAGATTATTGGTACCTTTGTTCTTGTCTACACTGTCTTCTCTGCCACTGATCCTAAGAGAAATGCAAGAGACTCCCATGTCCCT GTGTTGGCACCTCTCCCCATTGGATTTGCTGTGTTCATGGTTCATCTTGCCACTATTCCAATCACTGGCACTGGCATCAACCCAGCTAGGAGTTTTGGAGCTGCTGTTATCTACAATGAAGACAAGGCCTGGgatgatcat tGGATCTTCTGGGTTGGACCTTTCATTGGAGCTGCTATTGCTGCTTTCTACCACCAATACATTCTTAGAGCAGCAGCAATTAAGGCTCTAGGATCCTTCAGGAGCAATgcttag